Proteins co-encoded in one Ooceraea biroi isolate clonal line C1 chromosome 9, Obir_v5.4, whole genome shotgun sequence genomic window:
- the LOC113562625 gene encoding multiple epidermal growth factor-like domains protein 6, translating into MQRSLICLIVFTCLGVGTWATDGGVKGGYRPRYPTNHHGGTNSSQSGLCYKTVPYSHVLALNSSGSPYNTIPQPTGGSQPHSDDWITILDCCDGYKRNVTNGLCEPHCERGCFGGRCTGPNICSCSSGWHPQEGVCMPVCTRPCRENAYCFSPDVCVCKLGYDEIENQCRPICPDGCGRGECVAPRVCQCRSGYVLNERKECAAACEGGCSHGTCSAPGACTCDDGYINPPGDRETCVPHCPGGCDGGDCIFPGVCRCRAGYSQDPRSGRCTPNCPPDCSATGGECTAPGVCNCRIGYERENYSGQCVPAAPGSSQCGVGYNLDPRTGRCIPAPANLTSTQCRYDCGPNGACVGNQCVCQPGFIVDPDIGRCVHQSSIPPSQSGDCRFGCGPNGVCVGHNRCACQPGFIVDPDIGRCINASMSTNMTSTQCRYDCGPNGACVGNQCVCQPGFIVDPDIGRCVHQSSIPPSQPGDCRFGCGPNGVCIGHRCVCQAGFTVDPSTGRCTYALITPTPSGDCRHSCGPNGICVGHNRCACHSGFIVDPDTGRCIHESSTPPSRSTDCRVDCGPNGVCIGQNRCACQSGYIADPDIGRCIHESSTPPSQSGDCRFGCGPNSVCIGHNRCACQPGYILDPDTGRCIHESSTPPSQSGDCRFGCGPNSVCIGHNRCACQPGYMADPDTGRCSPTAPANATSSQCRYGCGPHGRCIGPNMCACESGFRHDPDTGRCIPHEGEGLDMNVCQYPCLNAQCTGPNQCTCNRGYTHDLRDPTRSRCVPVCAGGCPNGVCTMPNFCICNPGYRKEPGVKGRQRCVPQE; encoded by the exons ATGCAGAGATCGCTGATCTGCCTGATCGTTTTTACGTGCCTGGGTGTCGGCACCTGGGCGACGGACGGTGGTGTCAAGGGTGGATATCGGCCGCGTTATCCCACGAATCATCATGGTGGCACGAACTCCTCGCAAAGCGGGCTTTGCTACAAAACAGTGCC GTACAGCCACGTTTTAGCTCTGAACTCGAGCGGCTCGCCCTACAACACCATCCCTCAACCAACCGGAGGCAGCCAGCCC CACAGTGACGACTGGATCACTATCTTGGACTGTTGCGACGGTTACAAGCGTAACGTGACGAACGGCCTGTGCGAGCCGCACTGCGAACGCGGTTGTTTCGGGGGTCGCTGCACAGGACCGAACATCTGCAGCTGTTCGTCAGGATGGCATCCCCAGGAAGGCGTTTGCATGCCCGTCTGCACGCGTCCGTGTCGGGAGAACGCCTACTGCTTCTCACCggacgtgtgcgtgtgcaaaTTGGGTTACGACGAGATCGAGAACCAGTGCAGACCGATTTGCCCCGATGGATGCGGTAGGGGTGAATGTGTGGCGCCGCGCGTCTGTCAATGCCGGTCCGGCTACGTCCTGAATGAGCGCAAGGAGTGCGCGGCTGCGTGCGAGGGTGGTTGCTCGCATGGCACATGCAGCGCACCGGGTGCGTGCACCTGCGACGACGG GTACATTAATCCACCCGGCGATCGTGAGACATGCGTACCCCATTGCCCAGGCGGTTGTGATGGTGGCGACTGCATTTTCCCCGGGGTGTGCCGTTGCAGAGCCGGATACAGTCAGGATCCACGCAGCGGCAGATGCACTCCCAACTGTCCACCGGACTGCAGTGCTACCGGTGGCGAGTGCACCGCGCCGGGCGTTTGCAATTGCAGAATCGGCTACGAGAGGGAGAATTACAGCGGCCAGTGCGTACCAGCCGCGCCGGGCTCGTCGCAATGCGGTGTCGGATACAATCTGGATCCCCGCACTGGTAGATGCATACCGGCACCAGCGAACTTGACCTCCACGCAGTGCAGATACGACTGTGGCCCGAACGGTGCCTGCGTCGGCAACCAGTGCGTCTGTCAACCAGGATTCATCGTTGATCCTGACATTGGCAGATGCGTCCACCAGTCCTCCATTCCTCCGTCGCAATCCGGTGATTGCAGATTTGGCTGCGGTCCGAACGGTGTCTGCGTCGGGCACAACCGCTGCGCCTGCCAACCGGGATTCATCGTTGATCCTGACATTGGTAGATGCATTAACGCGTCGATGTCCACCAACATGACTTCCACGCAGTGCAGATACGACTGTGGCCCGAACGGTGCCTGCGTCGGCAACCAGTGCGTCTGTCAACCAGGATTCATCGTTGATCCTGACATTGGCAGATGCGTCCACCAGTCCTCCATTCCTCCGTCGCAACCCGGTGATTGTAGATTTGGCTGTGGTCCGAACGGTGTCTGTATTGGGCATCGCTGCGTCTGTCAAGCGGGATTCACGGTCGACCCCAGCACTGGTAGATGCACTTACGCACTGATCACTCCGACACCATCCGGCGACTGTAGACATAGTTGCGGTCCGAATGGCATCTGCGTCGGGCACAACCGTTGCGCTTGCCACTCGGGATTCATCGTTGATCCCGACACCGGTAGATGCATCCACGAATCCTCTACCCCTCCGTCGCGATCCACTGATTGTAGAGTTGATTGCGGTCCAAACGGTGTCTGTATCGGGCAAAACCGCTGCGCCTGTCAATCGGGATACATAGCTGACCCCGACATCGGCAGATGCATCCACGAGTCCTCCACTCCTCCGTCGCAATCCGGTGACTGTAGATTTGGCTGCGGTCCGAACAGTGTCTGTATTGGGCATAATCGCTGCGCCTGCCAACCGGGATACATACTTGATCCCGACACCGGCCGGTGCATCCACGAGTCCTCCACTCCTCCATCGCAATCCGGTGACTGTAGATTTGGCTGCGGTCCGAACAGTGTCTGTATTGGGCATAATCGCTGCGCCTGCCAACCGGGATACATGGCTGATCCCGACACTGGCAGATGCAGTCCCACGGCGCCCGCCAACGCGACCAGCTCGCAGTGCAGATACGGCTGCGGCCCTCACGGCCGATGTATCGGACCGAACATGTGCGCCTGCGAGTCAGGATTCCGCCACGATCCGGATACCGGAAGGTGTATCCCGCACGAGGGGGAAGGTTTGGACATGAACGTGTGCCAGTACCCGTGCCTGAACGCACAATGTACTGGGCCCAACCAGTGCACCTGCAATCGCGGATACACGCATGATCTGCGAGATCCTACGCGCTCCAGATGCGTGCCGGTGTGCGCGGGCGGATGCCCGAATGGTGTGTGTACCATGCCGAATTTCTGCATATGCAATCCCGGATACCGGAAGGAACCCGGCGTCAAGGGTCGACAGAGATGCGTACCGCAAGAATGA